The following coding sequences lie in one Phycicoccus duodecadis genomic window:
- a CDS encoding inorganic phosphate transporter, which translates to MDAPTVILALVIVTALAFDFTNGFHDTANAMAASISTGALAPKVAVGLSAVLNLVGAFLSVEVALTVSNAVIKLQDKSGAPRPELLSDGGEALLLIVLAGLVGGIVWNLLTWLLGLPSSSSHALLGGLTGAGAAGLGLAGVKWTGDGTKLDGVVGKILLPSLLSPVVAMAVAFVGCWLVHRITNSVMDRLEERYFRWGQIGSASLVSIAHGTNDAQKTMGVMTLALIASGHWDRTDAVPVWVKISAALAIAAGTYIGGWRIIRTLGKGLVDITPRQGLSSDGATAAVLLASSHLGFALSTTHVATGSVLGGGLGRGTHVRWGTAGRMVVAWAMTFPIAAGMGALMWWIGHTLGGVPGALLVFVILCAASFWMYRRSRVGHVGAHNVTDDWDRSDRPDRPKDGTPPTAAPTRTPTH; encoded by the coding sequence GTGGACGCACCTACCGTCATCCTCGCGCTGGTCATCGTGACCGCCCTCGCCTTCGACTTCACGAACGGCTTCCACGACACCGCCAACGCGATGGCCGCCTCGATCTCGACCGGGGCGCTCGCCCCCAAGGTCGCGGTCGGGCTCTCGGCCGTGCTCAACCTCGTCGGGGCCTTCCTCTCGGTCGAGGTGGCGCTCACGGTGTCGAACGCCGTCATCAAGCTCCAGGACAAGTCCGGAGCCCCGCGGCCCGAGCTGCTCAGCGACGGCGGGGAGGCGCTGCTCCTCATCGTGCTGGCCGGCCTCGTCGGCGGCATCGTCTGGAACCTCCTGACCTGGCTGCTCGGCCTGCCCTCGAGCTCGTCGCACGCGCTGCTCGGCGGCCTCACCGGCGCCGGCGCTGCCGGCCTCGGCCTGGCCGGCGTCAAGTGGACCGGCGACGGCACCAAGCTGGACGGCGTCGTGGGCAAGATCCTGCTGCCGTCGCTCCTGTCGCCCGTGGTGGCCATGGCGGTCGCCTTCGTCGGCTGCTGGCTGGTGCACCGCATCACGAACTCGGTGATGGACCGCCTCGAGGAGCGCTACTTCCGCTGGGGGCAGATCGGCAGCGCCTCGCTGGTCTCGATCGCCCACGGCACCAACGACGCCCAGAAGACGATGGGCGTGATGACCCTCGCCCTCATCGCGAGCGGCCACTGGGACCGCACCGACGCCGTCCCCGTCTGGGTCAAGATCAGCGCCGCGCTGGCCATCGCCGCCGGCACCTACATCGGCGGATGGCGCATCATCCGCACGCTCGGCAAGGGCCTGGTCGACATCACGCCGCGCCAGGGGCTCTCGAGCGACGGGGCGACCGCGGCCGTGCTGCTCGCCTCGAGCCATCTCGGCTTCGCGCTCTCGACGACCCACGTCGCCACCGGCTCGGTGCTGGGTGGCGGCCTCGGCCGCGGGACCCACGTGCGCTGGGGCACCGCCGGCCGCATGGTCGTGGCGTGGGCCATGACCTTCCCGATCGCCGCCGGCATGGGCGCGCTGATGTGGTGGATCGGCCACACCCTGGGCGGCGTCCCCGGCGCGCTCCTGGTGTTCGTCATCCTCTGCGCCGCCTCCTTCTGGATGTACCGCCGCTCGCGGGTCGGGCACGTCGGCGCCCACAACGTCACCGACGACTGGGACCGCTCCGACCGACCCGACCGGCCCAAGGACGGCACCCCGCCGACCGCCGCCCCCACCCGCACCCCCACCCACTGA
- a CDS encoding DUF3349 domain-containing protein, producing the protein MPQLSHEVIAWIRTGFPGGVGDKEAAALGAVLQERLGTDAAHDVLRRLAAEGLLSQRAVRALVPEEEQIRQVSAKLVLGGWPLGGMDEGEDEAPPREGSPLARIVNWLREGYPGGVPEHDYVPLLALLERRLTRSEVKKVAKALRRADVSPAGPSDIAAAIQSYTNTAPSEQDLRRVRAQLAKKGWPVEFPDPDLP; encoded by the coding sequence ATGCCCCAGCTGTCCCACGAGGTGATCGCCTGGATCCGCACCGGCTTCCCCGGGGGGGTCGGCGACAAGGAGGCCGCCGCGCTCGGCGCCGTGCTGCAGGAGCGGCTCGGCACCGACGCCGCCCACGACGTCCTGCGCCGCCTCGCCGCCGAGGGCCTGCTGTCGCAGCGGGCGGTGCGAGCACTGGTCCCGGAGGAGGAGCAGATCCGCCAGGTGTCGGCCAAGCTCGTGCTCGGCGGCTGGCCGCTGGGCGGGATGGACGAGGGCGAGGACGAGGCACCGCCGCGCGAGGGCAGCCCGCTGGCCCGCATCGTCAACTGGCTGCGCGAGGGCTACCCCGGTGGCGTCCCCGAGCACGACTACGTGCCGTTGCTGGCGCTGCTCGAGCGGCGCCTGACCCGCTCCGAGGTCAAGAAGGTGGCCAAGGCCCTGCGCCGCGCCGACGTCAGCCCGGCGGGCCCGAGCGACATCGCGGCGGCCATCCAGTCGTACACCAACACGGCCCCGAGCGAGCAGGACCTGCGACGGGTGCGCGCCCAGCTCGCGAAGAAGGGCTGGCCGGTCGAGTTCCCCGACCCCGACCTGCCCTGA
- a CDS encoding DUF3263 domain-containing protein has protein sequence MSVVDHASTAVSAPELSERDREVLAFERQWWKYAGSKETAIKELFDMSSTRYYQVLNALIDSPVALAHDPMLVKRLRRLRASRQRARSARRLGLEP, from the coding sequence GTGAGCGTCGTCGATCACGCCAGCACCGCCGTCAGCGCCCCGGAGCTCTCCGAGCGCGACCGCGAGGTCCTGGCCTTCGAGCGCCAGTGGTGGAAGTACGCCGGCTCCAAGGAGACCGCCATCAAGGAGCTCTTCGACATGAGCTCCACGCGGTACTACCAGGTGCTGAACGCGCTCATCGACAGCCCGGTCGCGCTGGCCCACGACCCGATGCTGGTCAAGCGGCTGCGCCGGCTGCGCGCCAGCCGCCAGCGCGCCCGCTCGGCCCGCCGTCTCGGCCTGGAGCCCTGA
- a CDS encoding pyridoxal phosphate-dependent decarboxylase family protein: MHPTTPYQRNAHEELTALLDAVTEYAEERIRMEPPLDRPRTQEDLDATLGRTITAAGVGGAEAMRLFADELAPACLSTDHPRFLSFIPCAPSDAAVMFDLVVGASSIYAGSWLEGSGAVWAENQALRWVADLVGMPEQAGGAFVPGGTIGNLSALVAARATARHRAPEGVRPWRVAATGGAHSSIASACEVMDAELVGVPADDLGRLTGPALRALLEAQGPETFFAVVATAGTTNFGIVDDLASVAEVCRDLGVWFHVDGAYGGAGLAAPSVRELFAGVEHCDSFIVDPHKWLFAPFDCCALLYREPGLARAAHTQRAGYLDVLNEAPDWNPTDYSVGLTRRARGLPFWFSLVVNGTDAYTAAVERTLEVARFAEEEIGRRPHLELVRERDLSVVVFRRLGWTPAQYQAWSDAMLADELAFVVPTTHQGETLARFAIVNPATTEDDIRTILDTMDEDPAGLIAR, from the coding sequence GTGCACCCCACGACCCCGTACCAGCGCAACGCGCACGAGGAGCTCACGGCGCTGCTCGACGCCGTCACCGAGTACGCCGAGGAACGCATCCGGATGGAGCCACCGCTCGACCGGCCGCGCACCCAGGAGGACCTCGACGCCACCCTCGGCCGCACCATCACGGCCGCCGGGGTGGGCGGTGCCGAGGCGATGCGGCTCTTCGCCGACGAGCTGGCCCCGGCGTGCCTCTCCACCGACCACCCGCGCTTCCTGTCCTTCATCCCGTGCGCGCCGTCCGACGCCGCCGTGATGTTCGACCTCGTGGTCGGTGCGTCGTCCATCTACGCGGGGTCCTGGCTCGAGGGCTCGGGCGCGGTGTGGGCCGAGAACCAGGCCCTGCGCTGGGTGGCCGACCTGGTCGGGATGCCCGAGCAGGCGGGCGGGGCGTTCGTGCCGGGCGGCACCATCGGCAACCTCTCGGCGCTGGTCGCGGCCCGGGCCACCGCCCGTCACCGCGCCCCCGAGGGCGTGCGGCCCTGGCGGGTGGCGGCCACCGGGGGCGCCCACAGCTCGATCGCGTCGGCCTGCGAGGTGATGGACGCCGAGCTCGTGGGGGTGCCGGCCGACGACCTCGGGCGGCTCACCGGGCCGGCCCTGCGCGCGCTGCTCGAGGCCCAGGGGCCCGAGACGTTCTTCGCGGTCGTGGCCACCGCCGGCACGACGAACTTCGGCATCGTCGACGACCTGGCGTCGGTGGCCGAGGTGTGCCGCGACCTCGGCGTCTGGTTCCACGTCGACGGCGCGTACGGCGGGGCAGGCCTCGCCGCACCCTCGGTGCGCGAGCTGTTCGCGGGGGTCGAGCACTGCGACTCCTTCATCGTCGACCCCCACAAGTGGCTCTTCGCGCCCTTCGACTGCTGCGCGCTGCTCTATCGCGAGCCGGGGCTGGCCCGCGCCGCGCACACCCAACGCGCCGGGTACCTCGACGTCCTCAACGAGGCGCCTGACTGGAACCCCACCGACTACTCGGTGGGGCTCACCCGGCGGGCCCGCGGCTTGCCGTTCTGGTTCTCGCTGGTGGTCAACGGCACCGACGCCTACACCGCGGCGGTCGAGCGCACCCTGGAGGTGGCCCGGTTCGCGGAGGAGGAGATCGGGCGGCGCCCCCACCTGGAGCTGGTGCGCGAGCGCGACCTGTCGGTGGTGGTCTTCCGCCGGCTCGGCTGGACCCCGGCGCAGTACCAGGCGTGGTCGGACGCGATGCTGGCCGACGAGCTCGCGTTCGTCGTCCCGACGACCCACCAGGGCGAGACGCTCGCGCGGTTCGCCATCGTCAACCCGGCCACGACCGAGGACGACATCCGCACCATCCTCGACACCATGGACGAGGACCCGGCCGGGCTGATCGCTCGGTGA